The DNA region GTGTCACAGAAATGTAACTCATCCGACAGGGAGACACAATGAGCGCGGACACCGAGCGGCTACTGACCATCCAGGAGGTCGCCGACATGATCGCCGTGCCGGTCGCCACCCTCTACCAGTGGCGCAGCCGCGGCGGCGGACCCGTCGGCATGCGGATCGGCCGGCACGTCCGCTACGACCCCGCCGACGTCCGCGCCTGGCTCGACCAGCGGCGCGACCCCCGGCCCGCGGCGTGACCCCGTACACGACAACGGCCCCGCCGAGGAACGCGGGGCCGAGGTCAAATCTCCGCAGGCAGTGGAGACGTGATGCATCGCAAGCGTACCCGGACTGACGGCGCGGCCGCGCTACATGACGCGGCCGTGGACTACGCCGCGGCTGGCTGGCAGGTCTTCCCGCTCTCCACCCGCGGCGGACGCAAAGCGCCATTGTTTCCATCCCCGCACGACGGACCGGGCCACGGATGCCATGGCCAGTGCGGCCGCCTGGGACACGGCTTCTACGACGCGACCAGCGACCCCGACACGGTGTCGCAGTGGTGGACGCGCCACCCGAACGCGGTCATCGGCGGCCGCATCGCGCATCACCTGCTCGTCCTCGACGTCGACCGCCACGGCGGCGGCGAAGACACCCTCCAGTTCTTCGAGGCCGCCTACCACCCGCTGCCCGCCACGCTCACCTGCTACTCAGGGCGGGGCGACGGCGGCCGGCACCTGTACTGGCTGCGCCCGCCGACCCCCGGGTGGCGGCTGTCCGGCGCGAAACTCCGGCCCGGCATCGACCTGATCCACCACACGCTGCGCTACGTGGTGCTGCCACCGTCGTCGCACCCGAAGACCGGGCAGCCGTACTGGTGGGACGACCCCACCGTCACGCCGGCCGAACCGCCCGCGTGGCTCGCAGCGCTCGTCACACCCCCACGCTCCCAACCGGTGTCGACCTTCACCCGCACCGCGTCGAACGGCGTAGCCGCCCTCGTGGGCCACGTGCGGCGCCTGTCACCGGAGGAGGGCACCGGCCGGCACGACACGGTGCTGTGGGCGCTGTGCGAGGCATACGAGGCCGGCGCCGGCGAAGCGGACATCGAGGCGATCTGCCAGGCCGCCGTGTCGGTCGGCAAGCCACGCCACGAGGTAGACGCGATGCGCGCCTGGGCGGCCGCCAAGTTCGTCGGAGGTACGCCGTGACCGACGTGCCACCCGTGCCGGCACCGTCCGACCGTCACCTCCACGCCGTCGTCGACGAGCCCGACCCGCTGCCCCGCGAACCGTGGACCGAATTGGGCTACGCGCACCGGCTGATCTGCGTCTACGGCGACCGGCTCCGCTACGTGCCCACATGGCGCCGATGGCTCGTGTGGGACGGCACCCGCTGGGTGCACGACACCACCGGCCAAGTCGCCCGCTGGATGAAGATCACCGCGAGGCGGCTCACCAATGCCGCCTACGACATCAAGGATGCCGACAAGCGCCGCGCTGCATTGCGGACGGCGCGACGCGGAGAATCATCCGCCGGCGTCAACGGCGCGCTCGCCTTGGCCAGCACCGAGGACGGCGTCGCCATCGCCCCTGACCAGCTCGACGCCGACCCGTTCCTGCTCAACTGCGTCAACGGGACGCTCGACCTGCGCACGATGGAGCTACGCGACCACGACCCCGCCGACCTGCTCACCAAGATCACGGGCGCCGCATACCGCCCGGACACCAAGGGCACCAAGTTCGCCGCGTTCCTCGCGAAGGTCCAGCCCAAGGAGGACATGCGGAAGTTCCTCGCGCGGCTCATCGGGCACGCGCTCGAGGGCCGGGTGGTCGAGCACTTGCTGCCGATCTTCCACGGGTCCGGCGGCAACGGCAAAGGCACGTTCGTCGAGGCCACCCTGTACGCGCTGGGTGACTACGCCGACGCTGCAGACCCCGACCTACTGACCGCTCGTACGTTCGACGCGCATCCCACCGGCGTTGCTGATCTGTTCGGCCGCCGCCTGGCGGTGCTCCACGAGAGCGACCAAGGCCGCCAGCTCGCCGAGGGCACCGTGAAGCGGTTGACCGGCGGCGACCGGGTCAAGGCCCGCCGGATGCGCGAGGACTTCTGGCACTTCAACCCGTCCCACACGTTCCTGATGCTGACGAACCACAAGCCGATCGTCACCGGCACCGACGAGGGCATCTGGCGTCGCATCCGGCTCGTCCCCTGGGACGTCGTCATCCCCACCGAGGAGCAGGACACCGAGCTAGGCGACGCACTGCGGCTCGAGGCGGACGCCGTGCTCGCGTGGCTGGTCGACGGCTACCGCGACTGGCGCGACCACGGACTCAACGACCCGAAGGTCGTCACTGACGCCACCGATGCCTACCGCACCGAGTCCGATGCGGTCGGTCGGTTCCTCGAGGACCGGTGTCTACTCAAGGACACGTGCACAGTGCGGTCGTCGGTTCTGTTCGCCGCATGGCAGCGGTGGGCCGACCGGGAAGGCATGACCGACCCGAAGACAAATAAGGCGTTCTCCGCCGTGCTCGAGAACCGCGGTCACGACAAGAACCGGACGAACGCCGGGGCAGTGTGGCAAGGGATAGGTCTCGTGGTCGAGGATGACGCTCCATGATTGCCGCAATACGCACGGTAGGAAAAGTGGTGACGGTGACGGGTGTGACGGTCTATCACCTTTGCGCCCACACGCGTAGAGAACAAAGCTCTAGACCCGTCACACCCGTCACACTCGTCACACCCGTCACCCTCGACACACGGGTGTACGCATGAACCGCGCCGACCGTCGCCGCCTCGCACGCAAAGTCCGGCGCGTCGCCGCTGGCACCGACACCCTCACCCGGTCCGAGCGTCACCAGCTCAACGCCGTGCTGCGTGAGGCGAGCGCGACGCTGCCCGTCCACATCCGCGACCAGGCCGACGCCGCCGTCGAGCAGATCGCCGCCGGCACGCGAGCGATCATCGACGAGTTCGGGTTCACACCTGCCCACACCCGTAGCCCCAAGCTCACCAGGCCGATCGACCGGGTCATCACCCGGATGCTGACCGGCGACTGCCGGACCTGCCGGCACGTGACCGCCACCGCGCCCCAGCCGCTGTCCGTGTGCCTGTGGGATGACCCGCCGGTGTTCCGGTGCCGTCGCTGCATCCCCGACGACGCCGCCCTCACCGACGAGGAGGATCGCACGTGCGATCTGTGCCGTGTGGACACTGCGGGCGACGGGATCTTCCCGGCGTTCACGACGGTCGGCGCGATAACCATCGCCTATGGCGCCTGCCACGACTGCCACGACGAGATCGAGGAGGCCGCAGCGTGACCTCGACACCGCCCGCATGGATCACCCGGCTCCACCAAGCCGAAGCCCGCCGCGGCGAACGGTGCCGACGGTGCGGCCACCGCAAGGTGATCGACACCGAACAGGGTCCGCACTGCGCACAGCACGCCGCTTCCACCGCCGATCGTGCGCCGCGAACACGACGATCACGACCTCGAGCACGACGAGGACGGACTCGATGCCGCATAAGCCCATGTCGGTGTGTGCCCAGCCGGGCTGTCCGACCCTGACCCGCTCGGCCCGCTGCGACGAGCACAAGCCGACTGACGACCGGCCGTCCGCGCACCGCCGGGGCTACGACCGGGCGCATCGACGTCGCCGCGAACACACCCCGCGCACACCGTGCGTCGACTGCGGCCAGCCATGGCAGCCAGGCATGCACCTGGACCACGTCGACGGCAACGTGCGCAACAACGACCCGGCCAACCTCGTGTGGAGAGACGCGTCGTGTCACGCGATCAAGACAGCCGCCCGGGACGGGTCGTTCGGCCGGCCACGGGTCAACCGACGAGACGACGACCCGCCGCCCGGCCCGGTGTTCGCATGACCGGGGGCGGGGCGAAATCTTCACGGCGCGTCGTCGGAGACCGGGCGGGCAAGTCCGCGCATGGTCGGCCAGTGCCTACGCTCCAGTTTCGGCCCTTGTGCCTACGTGAAAATGTCTCAGATCCCCGCCAGATCGGAGAAATCGTGACCAGGTCGTCCCAGCCGTCCCCGCCGTCGAACCTAACGCGTCAGGGCCGGGCTCTGTGGCGCAAGGTGACCGGAGCCTACGAGTTGGAGGACCACGAACTGGTGCTGCTGGCGCAGGCGTGCCACACCGTGGACGTGATCGACCAGCTCGAGACGGCCATCGCGAACGACGGGGTGATCGCTGAGGGGTCCCGCGGTCAGAAGGTGACGCATCCGGCCGTCGACGAGATACGCCTACAGCGGGTGACTTTGGCGCGGTTGCTGGCCGCCCTGGCGTTGCCGGACAGTGAGGGTGGCCGGACGGTCGCGACGGGCTATCAGGGCCGGTCTGCGGCAGGCCACCGGCAGCGGTGGGCGAACGTCAGGGAGATGAAGCGCAGTGGCGCGTAGACGGCCTCCGCCGCCACCAGCGGACGCCGAGGAGCAGCGTCTGGTCGACCAGCTCGCGCGGGCGGAGCGGCTAGCGCGGCAGTAAACGGTATCGATCGACGGCGGCACCGACGACGT from Euzebyales bacterium includes:
- a CDS encoding helix-turn-helix domain-containing protein; the encoded protein is MSADTERLLTIQEVADMIAVPVATLYQWRSRGGGPVGMRIGRHVRYDPADVRAWLDQRRDPRPAA
- a CDS encoding bifunctional DNA primase/polymerase, which gives rise to MHRKRTRTDGAAALHDAAVDYAAAGWQVFPLSTRGGRKAPLFPSPHDGPGHGCHGQCGRLGHGFYDATSDPDTVSQWWTRHPNAVIGGRIAHHLLVLDVDRHGGGEDTLQFFEAAYHPLPATLTCYSGRGDGGRHLYWLRPPTPGWRLSGAKLRPGIDLIHHTLRYVVLPPSSHPKTGQPYWWDDPTVTPAEPPAWLAALVTPPRSQPVSTFTRTASNGVAALVGHVRRLSPEEGTGRHDTVLWALCEAYEAGAGEADIEAICQAAVSVGKPRHEVDAMRAWAAAKFVGGTP
- a CDS encoding phage/plasmid primase, P4 family — encoded protein: MTDVPPVPAPSDRHLHAVVDEPDPLPREPWTELGYAHRLICVYGDRLRYVPTWRRWLVWDGTRWVHDTTGQVARWMKITARRLTNAAYDIKDADKRRAALRTARRGESSAGVNGALALASTEDGVAIAPDQLDADPFLLNCVNGTLDLRTMELRDHDPADLLTKITGAAYRPDTKGTKFAAFLAKVQPKEDMRKFLARLIGHALEGRVVEHLLPIFHGSGGNGKGTFVEATLYALGDYADAADPDLLTARTFDAHPTGVADLFGRRLAVLHESDQGRQLAEGTVKRLTGGDRVKARRMREDFWHFNPSHTFLMLTNHKPIVTGTDEGIWRRIRLVPWDVVIPTEEQDTELGDALRLEADAVLAWLVDGYRDWRDHGLNDPKVVTDATDAYRTESDAVGRFLEDRCLLKDTCTVRSSVLFAAWQRWADREGMTDPKTNKAFSAVLENRGHDKNRTNAGAVWQGIGLVVEDDAP